The genome window AGATGAGAGACGTGCGGGGTGAACTTCTGGACCTTAGTATTGTTGTAGTCCCGGTTGTCATTGATGGTAATCATGTGGGAAGCCACATTCTGATCAAAGACATTACGGAGGAGAAGCAGGCTCAGGAGAATATTCGTCACCAAGCTTTGCATGATCCGTTGACGGGGCTGCCCAATCGGCGCAAGCTGGATGAGGTGCTGGCATGTACAATCCAATCTTCAGAAGAAAAAGGACATTCGTTTGCTGTTATGGTGATGGATATAGACCGATTCAAGATGATAAATGACTCTTTGGGACACTCCGTTGGAGATGTATTTCTAAGAGAAGTCAGCAACCGGATTATGAAAGCCATAGAGGCTTCTGATCCCTTGGCTATGGAGAATGTCATGCTGGCCCGCATGGGCGGTGACGAGTTCACACTCGTTGTGACCCATGATCAAGCGACAGAGGTAAGAGTGGCAGAACTTGCTAAACAGATTGTTGAAGCCATTCAGTTACCCTATCGCTTGAAGGAAAATGACTTTTACGTGACCGCCAGCATTGGAATTGCGATGTATCCCCATCATGGAGTGGGCGTCGATGCTTTGCTGAAACATGCGGACTCCGCCATGTATGAAGTGAAGAAGAATGGCAAAAATGGCTTCCAATTTTACACGGCCCAACTGGATTCGGAACTTTATGAACGCATTGAGCTGGAAGGATACCTGCGTAAAGCGTTGGAACGCGATGAGATGGTTCTGTACTATCAACCGCAGATTCGTACCGAGGATAGTCGTATGATTGGTGTCGAGGCTCTTATACGTTGGAACCATCCACTCAAAGGGCTGCTTGCACCCAATGTGTTCATCCCGCTTGCAGAAGAGACAGGTATGATCTATGAGATTGGGAAATGGACGCTGCGCGAAGCGTGCAGGCAGATGAAGCTCTGGCATGCCAGCGGTGGGCCGCTCATTCCGGTATCGGTAAACTTGTCCAGCCAGCAGTTCCATCAATCCAACCTGGTAGAACAGGTCAAGAATGCACTCTTGGAGACAGGACTGGAGGCACGTTATCTGGAGCTGGAGATTACAGAGAGCATGATGATGGATGCAACGGTATCTACAGCAATTCTGAATGAACTTAATGCACTGGGTGTCAAAATCAGCTTGGATGATTTCGGTACGGGATACAGTTCCCTGAGTTATCTGAAGCATTTCCCGATTCACAAGCTTAAGATTGATCGTTCATTCGTGACGGACATTACAGAGAG of Paenibacillus sp. FSL R5-0517 contains these proteins:
- a CDS encoding EAL domain-containing protein encodes the protein MEHLHGTYNLELVILSYIIASLASYAALDLAGRVSQASGMARNVWLTCGAVSMGLGIWSMHFVGMLAFVLPTQVSYSTGKVVLSVLLAIVASGVALNIAGRQSGRISKLMIAGVLMTVGISSMHYVGMAAMSTPVTYEPGRVMLSILIAALASFAALWLMFFFRYHQSRHTWVYKMGSGLIMGVGISGMHYTGMSAAQFHHSHASMASSGMQIEPGILAYLIASGTFIALGLTLFGIFINQRMSQKDRRIHENEQWYQALYHNHSDAIISVDKEGIVKGINAAVTTITGYPETRVMNRSIDEIVQQIDIEWISEFDSIDWDDHGMEQMHYMAKMRDVRGELLDLSIVVVPVVIDGNHVGSHILIKDITEEKQAQENIRHQALHDPLTGLPNRRKLDEVLACTIQSSEEKGHSFAVMVMDIDRFKMINDSLGHSVGDVFLREVSNRIMKAIEASDPLAMENVMLARMGGDEFTLVVTHDQATEVRVAELAKQIVEAIQLPYRLKENDFYVTASIGIAMYPHHGVGVDALLKHADSAMYEVKKNGKNGFQFYTAQLDSELYERIELEGYLRKALERDEMVLYYQPQIRTEDSRMIGVEALIRWNHPLKGLLAPNVFIPLAEETGMIYEIGKWTLREACRQMKLWHASGGPLIPVSVNLSSQQFHQSNLVEQVKNALLETGLEARYLELEITESMMMDATVSTAILNELNALGVKISLDDFGTGYSSLSYLKHFPIHKLKIDRSFVTDITESHSDQAIVATIISMAQNLKMEVIAEGIETKGQLDILMQNDCREIQGYYFSRPLPASEVEHDFFVPLRLQGTGSPALPS